The Sesamum indicum cultivar Zhongzhi No. 13 linkage group LG2, S_indicum_v1.0, whole genome shotgun sequence genome contains a region encoding:
- the LOC105155534 gene encoding low-temperature-induced cysteine proteinase-like (The sequence of the model RefSeq protein was modified relative to this genomic sequence to represent the inferred CDS: added 62 bases not found in genome assembly) has product MAAPSSSAVSLSFLLLFLSVFLAESLGSDMSIISYDESHGGPGFVRSDEEVMSMYESWMVKHGKSYNALGEKEKRFEIFKDNLRYIEEQNAMPNRTYKLGLNRFADLSNEEYRRTYMGTRTDAKRRFSKVKSDRYAPKVGDSLPDSIDWREKGAVAPIKDQGGCGSCWAFSTIASVEGINQIVTGDLISLSEQELVDCDTSYDEGCNGGLMDYAFQFIIKNGGIDSEEDYPYTGRDGRCDQYRKNAKVVSIDSYEDVPASNENALQKAVANQPISVAIEGGGRDFQLYESGIFTGRCGVDLDHGVNVVGYGSENGVDYWIVRNSWGASWGEKGYVRMQRNIKSKTGLCGIAVEPSYPIKTSQNPPNPGPSPPSPVKPPSVCDDYYSCPESDTCCCIFEYYGECLEWGCCPLEGATCCDDHSSCCPHEYPVCNIYAGTCSISKGNPLGVKAMRRTLAKPMGTSTKDGKKSSS; this is encoded by the exons ATGGCTGCACCGTCATCTTCCGCcgtttctctctcttttctgctcctttttctttctgtatTCTTGGCCGAGTCACTAGGCTCGGATATGTCCATCATATCCTACGACGAGAGCCACGGGGGGCCGGGCTTCGTGCGGTCCGACGAGGAGGTGATGTCCATGTACGAGTCGTGGATGGTGAAGCACGGCAAGTCGTACAACGCGTTGGGGGAGAAGGAGAAGAGGTTCGAGATCTTTAAGGACAACTTGAGGTACATAGA CCAACGAGGAGTATCGGAGAACTTATATGGGCACCAGGACCGACGCCAAGCGCCGGTTTTCTAAGGTGAAGAGCGACCGCTACGCGCCGAAGGTGGGCGACAGCTTGCCGGACTCCATTGACTGGAGGGAGAAAGGCGCCGTCGCTCCGATCAAAGATCAAGGCGGCTGTG GGAGTTGCTGGGCTTTCTCAACAATTGCCTCTGTGGAAGGTATAAACCAGATAGTTACTGGGGATTTGATCTCACTTTCTGAGCAGGAGCTGGTGGACTGTGATACGTCTTACGACGAAGGGTGCAATGGGGGTCTTATGGACTATGCGTTTcagttcattatcaagaacgGAGGGATCGACAGTGAGGAGGATTATCCGTACACCGGCAGGGACGGCAGATGCGACCAGTACAGG aAAAATGCCAAAGTTGTGTCTATTGATAGCTACGAAGATGTTCCTGCGAGTAATGAGAATGCGTTGCAGAAGGCGGTCGCTAATCAGCCCATCAGCGTCGCCATTGAAGGCGGTGGGAGGGACTTCCAATTATATGAATCT GGTATATTCACAGGGAGGTGTGGCGTGGACTTGGACCACGGTGTGAATGTCGTGGGATATGGTAGCGAAAATGGTGTCGATTATTGGATCGTCAGGAACTCATGGGGCGCAAGCTGGGGTGAGAAGGGCTACGTGAGAATGCAGCGGAACATTAAATCCAAAACCGGCCTATGTGGAATTGCAGTCGAGCCCTCTTACCCGATCAAGACGAGCCAAAATCCTCCCAACCCCGGCCCATCTCCTCCTTCTCCAGTCAAACCGCCCTCTGTTTGCGATGATTACTACTCATGCCCTGAAAGCGACACCTGTTGCTGCATCTTTGAGTACTACGGAGAGTGCCTTGAGTGGGGCTGCTGCCCACTCGAGGGAGCCACCTGCTGTGACGACCATTCCAGTTGCTGCCCGCACGAGTATCCAGTTTGCAACATTTACGCTGGCACCTGCTCGATT AGCAAGGGTAACCCGCTTGGAGTTAAGGCGATGAGACGCACTCTTGCCAAACCAATGGGGACGTCCACGAAAGACGGAAAGAAGAGCAGCTCTTGA